ACGTTCTTCCAATGCATGGTCATCCATGTGTAAATACTTTCTATTAACATCCAAACTCATGCCGTTGAGATACGAAATGTTCTCATAATCATCTGGTAGGTTTTGATTAAAAATTATATCTTGAACTATGTTAATAGTGGATTGCCATTTAGACTGTTCCCATGCCCCTATATGAGTATAACGGTCGCCTTCGTTAATGATTTTCTTATCAACACAAAATTGGTGATTTTCCTTTATAACGGTAGCTGTAAGTAACACAGGATCGAGAACCAGCGTTTCGATGCCATCCCTAATTCCGGGAGATAAAACTTGAATCCTTTCGCAGGGCTCTCTATTGCCATCCCAATCAACCAGACCGAAAACACTAGAATTGCCATTTTCAATTAGAGCGGTAACAATACGCTCTACTTGAGCGCAACCAGAGTTCTTCTCGACTCCTGATGAGTCTGTTCTTCCAATTTCAATAAACGAAAGAGACCTTTCTGTGTTTAGCCTTTGTTTATATGCTTGATAGAGTTTTTCATAGATGAACGCATCTGTTTTGCTTTCAACAAATATTTGCCTGCGACCATCAAATGATATAGACAGTGTCGGCACACCAGCAGTTAAAATAGATAATGCTCTAGATCGAGGAATTTTCTCTACTAAAGGTCCAGATGGATTCATTTCATACAATGTTTCTTCTGGAGCAAGAGCGACCGTAGAAGGACTATGTGTGGTTAGTATTACAGACACCCCTTTACCGTCAACCAGTACATCCTGGATAGTTTTAAGCAAAGAGACCACCATAGAAGGATGAAGTGGCGCATCAACTTCATCCAAAAGTAGCAATTTAGGGAAATGCTTTTCTTGGCGTTCATCGCTAGCATTGTAAAGGCACAATGCGAAAGACATTAATACCTTTTCACCCGAAGACAAATCTTGAAACCTCATTTCGACATCTTTTGAGAGCTTATTAAGTTTTGGCTCATATGATGAAACTTCATGTAGAGGTGGTGGCTCTACACGAAAATCAAGGTTGCAAACCTCCAGTATTCTATTTACAAAGTCCCATGGTGGCTCTCCGTGCTTATCAACAAACTGCTCTTGATTTAAATACTTGAGGCCTTCGTCATTTTTTGGCGGGTATTTTTCTAGTCTATCATTAAGATGAATTAGGTCTCTATATGTTGAAAATAATCGGCCGAAAGCTTGTTGAAATGCATCAACCTCACCCCATAATAGCTTCCTGTTACTAAAAAATTTTGACTCTGAGGTTTCCAGGAATATATCAGGGGTTTCTTGGGAGATTTTTTGAGCGGCTTTTTTCCACTGTTCGTCACCAATATTTCTCAGGGTTTGACTGTAGATTTTCTGAGCACTTTTATTTAGCAATTTCTTTAAACTCTCATATACGGTAGAGGCTTTTTGTGAATTAGCTAGTAAACTCTGTAACTTTTCCTCGTCAAGCGATCGAATCTTGGTGAGGGTAGTACAGTGTTCGGCAGGGATTCCCCAGGAAATCAATTGTTGCTGGACTTGCTTCAGACTGGTTTCTTGATGGGCTCTAATTTGTTGAAACCAATTAGAGCGCTGAGTTTGATGCTGAGACGGGTGAAACACTCCAGTATCCTTTGGAATAATGGTATTCCAATCAAACAGTAGTACATCTGACTGAAAATTTGGTGCTAAAGTAGACCGAACATATCCTTCATTTATTGCCTGCAATAAGTGGGTCTTACCCGAGCCATTACGTCCAGTAAGAACGACTAACTTCGGTAAAGTGGTTTCAGGTAGGCCAGTTATTGATTTATGAACACCATTGAAAGAAATCTTATTATTGGTCAATTTCAAATACTCTTATATTTGGGTGCTAACATTTTTTCAATCCCAAGGTGGGATGTAAACATATCACTCTGGAATATTTCACACATCTGCGAGACACAATGGTTAAATGTAACCTCATGTTTTTAATATAGTATCATGATTTATTACTAAATCATGAACATGAAGGTGCGGCTAATTTGGATATTTCAACACACCTCACGTTGCCATACGGAAATCTATCGAAAGCTATTGAGGCGAGACTTATGTGGTTTGCTGTCGCCAACTCAGTTTGGAGCAGAAATGAATTAGGGTCTAAGAGCTAAGTAGCGTAGTTTGAATTAGCTGGATGTAGGTAAATGACTTTGTAGTTCGAAAGTATTGACTAAAGGTGCGGTACTCCGGCTAATTATATGTAATGAAGAAATTAACGATTCAGCTATTCCGGCAGTAAGACTAGACTAGCTGAATCACTCTTTGTTAGTAGGGCTTGGCTTGAACTAATTACTCCCTGTTAACCTTAGTTAGTATTAAAGTATTCCCTCATAGCCTTTTTAGATATAGAGTATTTGATTAGATTCTCACTTCTATCTCTATCTATCAAACCCTTATCCTCATCTAACTTCTTGGCGCGTTTGGCGATAAGGTGCGAAGAAATATCAAGCTCTTCTGATAAGTCTCTAGCGTATTTCTTTTCGTTACTACTATTGAGTTCATGTAACACTCCAAGATCTATCGCAGGTAGTAACTTTGCCTTATCAATTTTTTCCAACTCAGTTTTAATGTCATCAGATACAGACTTAACTTTAACTTCACTATGACACTCATTACATCTCATTTTGTTAAACTCTAGGAAAGGTAATTGGTCATATGGATAAGATTTCCCACATACAGGGTTTATGCACTGTATGTGCTTTGACTCTCTTAAGAACTCTTCAAAGATACTGTCAAAGCTAAAAGGACGAGCAATAAAGTATTTTCTGAATTCGCTACCAGAAGGTTTACCCCACCTCATGTTCTCAAGCAGCGCTAAGCCATAATTCAAGCAATAAACTGAAACTTTTTTCCCATCACGATCACTCATTTCCGTATACTTTGATATAAAGAAGTTTAGTTCTAACGTCCTTACAAACTTTTCTAAGTTAGGAGAAAAATTAAAATGGCTTGTATACGGATTTTTTTTGTCTGATTGGTAAACGGCACCTTTGAGCTCACCGATTACAATCTGTTTTCTAATGTTTTTAAGTTGACCTATAAAAATATTAAGTAAGTCTTTTTGCTGTAACTCTGAAACTTTTTCATCGAATGACAATAAACTATTCGTTGTCATGTCAAAGAATGAAGATATAACCTTTTCGTAATATTTTTGAGCGGCACTTTCAATGGATGATTTGTTTATTTTTCTTCCTGTTGAAACATGTGTCTGATGGCAATAATAAAGAATGTAACCAATAATCCTAGGAACATTCATAGTGCATTTGAACAATAGATCCATGTAGTCATCTAGACTATTAGAGTTATTAATCTCAAAAAATTCCTCAATTGATTTAGTACTGAAATATTTTATTCTATTTGTAATTAGCCTCTTAGTAAAATCTAGAGATAGCGACTCCATTGTATTCTTGTCATAGTTTGAGTAAAGGTTATAGAAGTCTAAATCAATGATATCAACTTTGCCTTTGTCAATATCACCAAAGTAGATACGATTTGGATATGCAGCCACCTTGAAGCAAATAAATTCATCTCCCCAGTTGTTTAAGGGAGCTAATACAACATTTACAAAATTCTTAATTGTTGATTCATCTACTTCTGAAAAGTCATCTAAGAATATAACTAACTTCTTTATTTTTAGATTTCCTAGAACATCTCTCACTTCGTCTAGAACATCTTTTATCTGGAATACCTTCAGTAAGGTTCCTGAGATTTGCTTCTCCCAAGACTCAATCTGTTTTGCTCTCTCCGAATGGTTAATTCCGCCACCTACTTTTATCTCAGCATTTCCACCCTTATTGTCAACCATTAACCTTGAGTCAGAATTTAATCTGTTTGAAGTCGATGTTTCCTGTTCCCCTCCCATTGAAAAAGTACTAACGAAGTCATTAATTACAGGTAGCTCAATTGATTTAAGGTGTTCGTTATTTTCGATTTTACCAAGAAGGTTACGGACTCTTTCCTTTACATTATTTGTTTTGCTTAATCCAAACTTATTCGCAATCTTACTAACATAAGAGTCAGCTTTTATTTCTAATTCTTTTACTATGGACTTCAATATGCTTTGTATAAACGCTCTTTCTACTAGGTATTTTCCAATGACCTCTTCAGGAATTTTTCCTTTTAAATAGTCTAAGTTCTGATAGTCACTTTTAGTGCTTTCGAAAACAGTCTTAGTGTCTATGTAACAAGGAAGGTAATCGTTTCTTTTTCTATATTCACTTTCCAACCTAAGAATAATCGTGGACTTTCCTGTTCCTTTTCTTCCAACTAAGAAAGTGGTGTTATCGGAAAGCATCATTTTATAAACTTGATTTTCAGGTAGAAGGTCGGTGTACAGAGTCTCGATTAAAGATCTGTCTTGTTCATCTCTAATCTCAGCTCGCTTGAACCTTTTTAAGGAATCGGCTGCTTTGTAGAATTCATCGCGATTCGTCTCAGTTAACATATTCATCAAATCCTAGTCTCAAAGTAAAGCACATACTTAACCCAACAACTGCAATTTATATCTGGACAAAAAATAACCCAAACTTAGTATTAAAACCCAAATAAAGGGCAAAGGTAGCCTAAATCACTATTCCACATCAAAGTCGTACAGATACCGGTCGATAATATGAAGTCAACCTCATAATGATCTACTGTACTTTTAGAGGATTCAATCGAAAAAAATACCCTAATGTTTAGAGTTTTCAAGGACTCCATCTATCTGCTTCTGACTTTAGAACATATTGGTCAATATAAATATTTGTTTAGTGAAGAGTAACTAATCTAAGTGGTTTAGGGGCACTATTGATTTACAGGTTCAATACCAAGCATTTAAAAAGTGCTTCTCCTAATTACAGAACGCATCACCCAGCTCCCTACCTGCCTCAACACCCAAACACTTCACAAAGCTATATACATAAACATGGACGATATTCTATCCATAAGGCCGTACAAATACTGCGACTCCTATCAATAAAACCAACAAGTTGCATATTGAGAGGTTGGTTCAGGGAAGGCATAAGCAGGCGAGGGCATAAGAGCCAAACCCTATCTTGTCCTTCCCCTTAGGAGGGATTTAGAAGGACATATATGGAGAGGTTTAGAAGGACAGACACTTTAAGAAAGGGATTTAGAAGGACAGACACTTTAAGAAAAGTCAAAATTGTCAGTTTCAGCCCTGCGTGAACGTCACCCCATACCTGTATATTTATCCAGCGATAAAAGGCTGACTAAGTTAGGGTATGTGAATACGACGCCGATCTGAAATATCCGAATTCCTTATGACAACTGCACGTGCCTCACTGATTAATGTTGATGCCACACCTTACTATCACTGCGTATCCCGTTGTGTCCGGCGCTCTTTTCTTTGCGGCTTCGATGACGCACAGGGAAAGTGCTTTGAACACCGTCGCGGATGGATAGAGGAACGACTTCTAGCATTAGCCGATGCCTTTTGTATTGATGTGTGCGCTTACGCAATTATGAGCAACCATTACCATGTCGTTCTGCATATCAACATAGAGAGTGCCAAAGCGTTATCACCGCTAAATGTCGCAGAGCGGTGGTTAGTGTTTCATCAAGCTCCTGTCCTTATCCAACGCTTTATGCGGGGTGAAGCAATGT
The nucleotide sequence above comes from Grimontia kaedaensis. Encoded proteins:
- a CDS encoding ATP-dependent nuclease: MTNNKISFNGVHKSITGLPETTLPKLVVLTGRNGSGKTHLLQAINEGYVRSTLAPNFQSDVLLFDWNTIIPKDTGVFHPSQHQTQRSNWFQQIRAHQETSLKQVQQQLISWGIPAEHCTTLTKIRSLDEEKLQSLLANSQKASTVYESLKKLLNKSAQKIYSQTLRNIGDEQWKKAAQKISQETPDIFLETSESKFFSNRKLLWGEVDAFQQAFGRLFSTYRDLIHLNDRLEKYPPKNDEGLKYLNQEQFVDKHGEPPWDFVNRILEVCNLDFRVEPPPLHEVSSYEPKLNKLSKDVEMRFQDLSSGEKVLMSFALCLYNASDERQEKHFPKLLLLDEVDAPLHPSMVVSLLKTIQDVLVDGKGVSVILTTHSPSTVALAPEETLYEMNPSGPLVEKIPRSRALSILTAGVPTLSISFDGRRQIFVESKTDAFIYEKLYQAYKQRLNTERSLSFIEIGRTDSSGVEKNSGCAQVERIVTALIENGNSSVFGLVDWDGNREPCERIQVLSPGIRDGIETLVLDPVLLTATVIKENHQFCVDKKIINEGDRYTHIGAWEQSKWQSTINIVQDIIFNQNLPDDYENISYLNGMSLDVNRKYLHMDDHALEERVISEFAFLRPKNHHAGGLMKHIVTSILGDYPDLLPQDLITTFSTILDFDV
- a CDS encoding helix-turn-helix domain-containing protein; the protein is MLTETNRDEFYKAADSLKRFKRAEIRDEQDRSLIETLYTDLLPENQVYKMMLSDNTTFLVGRKGTGKSTIILRLESEYRKRNDYLPCYIDTKTVFESTKSDYQNLDYLKGKIPEEVIGKYLVERAFIQSILKSIVKELEIKADSYVSKIANKFGLSKTNNVKERVRNLLGKIENNEHLKSIELPVINDFVSTFSMGGEQETSTSNRLNSDSRLMVDNKGGNAEIKVGGGINHSERAKQIESWEKQISGTLLKVFQIKDVLDEVRDVLGNLKIKKLVIFLDDFSEVDESTIKNFVNVVLAPLNNWGDEFICFKVAAYPNRIYFGDIDKGKVDIIDLDFYNLYSNYDKNTMESLSLDFTKRLITNRIKYFSTKSIEEFFEINNSNSLDDYMDLLFKCTMNVPRIIGYILYYCHQTHVSTGRKINKSSIESAAQKYYEKVISSFFDMTTNSLLSFDEKVSELQQKDLLNIFIGQLKNIRKQIVIGELKGAVYQSDKKNPYTSHFNFSPNLEKFVRTLELNFFISKYTEMSDRDGKKVSVYCLNYGLALLENMRWGKPSGSEFRKYFIARPFSFDSIFEEFLRESKHIQCINPVCGKSYPYDQLPFLEFNKMRCNECHSEVKVKSVSDDIKTELEKIDKAKLLPAIDLGVLHELNSSNEKKYARDLSEELDISSHLIAKRAKKLDEDKGLIDRDRSENLIKYSISKKAMREYFNTN